One Helianthus annuus cultivar XRQ/B chromosome 7, HanXRQr2.0-SUNRISE, whole genome shotgun sequence genomic region harbors:
- the LOC110868753 gene encoding calcium uniporter protein 2, mitochondrial, producing the protein MAIKQTLIHRIFNLCNNHNFSHQTLRHCRISSATAAVHVLPPPNPDPPAPDPGHSTLFRRFLHRNPVNISPDILRPRNESMLEKLKEMDITRGRIRLDVLSPPPPESEITAADARKILRVSQIEKVKARLNSRCENHVSYDEFVEICVEGCANRDLGLDLAKVLDDSGFVIVLGDVVFLKPEQVVKAVYGLLPPNSPATHNPLVKELEEMERWKAAIDTKAKKMVQRELWGGLAYLMVQTAGFMRLTFWELSWDVMEPICFYVTSIYFMGGYAFFLRTAKEPSFEGFFQSRFSSKQKKLMKREGFDVEKYKELREACYPRQEAWPNGSLGLKSQFA; encoded by the exons atgGCTATCAAACAAACCCTAATTCACCGTATTTTCAACCTCTGCAACAACCACAATTTCTCCCACCAAACTCTCCGCCACTGCCGCATTTCCTCCGCCACCGCCGCTGTTCACGTTCTTCCGCCGCCCAATCCCGATCCACCCGCACCAGATCCCGGACACTCCACACTTTTCCGGCGCTTTCTGCACCGGAATCCGGTCAACATCTCGCCGGATATCCTCCGCCCGAGAAACGAGAGTATGTTGGAGAAGTTAAAGGAAATGGATATTACGAGAGGCCGGATCCGTCTCGATGTACTCTCTCCGCCGCCGCCGGAGTCCGAGATTACGGCGGCGGATGCGAGGAAGATACTTAGGGTTTCGCAGATTGAAAAAGTGAAAGCGAGATTGAACAGTAGGTGTGAAAATCACGTTTCGTATGATGAATTTGTGGAGATCTGTGTGGAAGGATGTGCGAACAGAGATCTAGGGTTAGATCTGGCGAAAGTTTTGGATGATTCTGGATTTGTTATCGTGTTGGGAGATGTCGTGTTCCTCAAGCCTGAACAG GTGGTGAAAGCCGTATACGGCTTGCTGCCTCCAAACTCGCCAGCGACCCACAACCCTTTAGTGAAAGAATTGGAAGAGATGGAGCGGTGGAAGGCCGCCATTGACACCAAGGCGAAAAAGATGGTTCAACGAGAGCTATGGGGCGGTCTGGCGTACCTAATGGTCCAGACTGCCGGGTTCATGAGGCTCACGTTTTGGGAACTCTCATGGGACGTGATGGAGCCCATTTGCTTCTACGTCACGTCGATCTATTTCATGGGTGGATACGCGTTTTTCTTGAGGACAGCGAAAGAGCCTTCGTTCGAAGGGTTCTTTCAGAGCAGGTTTAGTTCGAAACAGAAGAAGTTGATGAAACGTGAAGGGTTTGATGTGGAAAAATATAAGGAGTTGAGGGAAGCTTGTTACCCACGTCAAGAGGCGTGGCCGAATGGAAGTTTGGGGCTAAAAAGTCAATTCGCTTGA